GCCTCTGGGGGGGTGTTGTGCCCCGGGGGGGCACTCGGGGGGGGGCGCtaccccccgggggggggctctggggctgtcccccccccccgccatagtgttggggtgtggtgtgggggCAGATCCCGGCTTGTTGCTCTTTCTGTCTTGGGGTGCTGCGccctgggggggggctctgggggggtgcTGTGCCTCGGGGGGGGTGCTACACCCTGGGGGGGGGCGCTCTGGGGGGGTGTCCCGCTTGGGGGGCCCCCAGGGATTTTTCCCACATGTGTGAGCCGGgctttgcttcccccccccccccttccctttcctttattacctcccccccccgccacggctTGGGGTGCTGCCAAAATCCACGGAGGAGAGGGGGGGatgggggcgaggaggggggggggctgttgggagAACAATGCACCTCCCAGCTTGatggtggaggggtggggggggccccctttttttttttttttgaaccccCCCAGGAGAATTCGAGGAGGAATCCAAACAACCCACCATGACGGAACAGCAGCGGCACCAGCTCAAACACCGGGAGCTTTTCCTCTCCCGACAGTTCGAATCCCTGCCCGCCACCCACATACGGTACATTTTAACATTGGGGGGGGgtcgctggggggggggtggggtgggcaacaccctgacccccccccctgCCGCgaactccccccccccttttttttctaccCCACAGCGGGAAGTGCAGCGTCACCCTCCTCAACGAGACCGACATCCTCGGGCAATACCTGGAGAAAGAGgtgagccccaaaaccccccttcCCCTTAaattttttgagggggggggggaattttgaCCCCTCCCTCACCtagctgaccccccccccccccctttttttttggcctcccCCAGGATTGTTTTTTCTACTCCTTGGTGTTCGACCCCGTCCAGAAAACCCTCTTGGCCGATCAGGGCGAGATCCGGGTGGGCTGCAAATACCAAGCAGAAATCCCCGACCGACTggctgaaggttttttttttggggggggggggggtgttttaattctgtttattttctgggggagggagtggggggagggggattaaatttaaaatacccccccccacccaggggaaTCGGACAACCGCAACCAGCAGAAGATGGAGATGAAGGTGTGGGACCCCGACAATCCCTTGACAGACCGGCAAATCGACCAGTTCCTGGTGGTGGCCCGGTGAGTTGAGGGGGGGTCAAGAAAATTTGGGGGGGGCCCTTACTGAccccccccacccttttttttacACCtccgtccttttttttttacacccccccccccccctcaagagCCGTGGGGACTTTTGCCCGCGCCCTGGATTGCAGCAGTTCCATCCGACAACCCTCCCTCCACATGagcgcggccgccgcctcccgggaCATCACCTTGgtgagattttggggggggggggttaccaGGACCCCCCCACGCCCCTtgagaccccccccaccccagcgccCCCCTGTTTCTGCTGCCCTAGGacccccccccactcctccctccCCGAGCGTCCCCTCTATTCctgcaccccaggacccccacatatccccccccccgccctcccaagACCCCCCCAGttttcccccaaaccccccacGACCCCCCCAACATCCAGTACCCCCCTACCCCAGTGTCCCCCTACTCCTGCCGCCCCAgaacccacaaacacacacccccagaaccctccctgtcccctcaggaccccccagtttccccccacaccctcccagaaccctccccacccccccaggagccccccagatcccccccaacaaccctccagaacccccccgcccccccccccccagatgcccccACGACCCCCCCACGACCCTCtccaccccagcatcccccccatTTCCACTGCCCTAGGACCAACCCCACTCCCCAGAACCCCCTCCCCGAGCGTCCCCTCGACTCCTgccaccccaggacccccacatatcccccccacgcccccccaagacccccccacatcccagtacccccccattcccctgtcccccccactccTGCCGCCCCAGAACCTACAAACACACCCCTCCAgaaccctccctgtcccctcaggaccccccagtttctcccacccccccaggacccccccagattCACCCCTAgaacccccccagatcccccccacgccccccccaccccagcatcccccccatTTCCACTGCCCTAGGACTACCCCTGCTCCCAGAACCCCCCTCCCCGAGCGTCCCCCTCGACTCCtgccaccccaggacccccccatgacccccccttgaccccccccccctcctctttttacctcccccccccagttccaCGCCATGGACACCCTGCAGCGTAACGGCTACGACCTGGCCAAGGCCATGGCCACCCTGGTGCCTCAGGGGGGGCCGGTGCTGTGCCGGGATGAGATGGAGGAATGGTCGGCTTCCGAAGCCATGCTCtttgaggaagctttggaaaaatacGGGAAAGACTTCAACGACATCCGCAGGACTTTGTGagttggtgggggggggggggcacaataaaaagacacacacacacacacacccccaggtgtaagaaatctcTCTCCCCCACCCCGTATCCCAGCTCCCTTGGAAGTCTTTGGCCAGCATCGTCCAGTTCTACTACATGTGGAAAACCACCGATCGTTACATccagcaggtaaaaaaaaaaagggaagaggggtttgggggggggctccTACcccttggggggggagggggtgtgtgtgtgtgctaacGTGAGCCCCCCCCCGCTCCACTTGTCTTACCCCCGTCCCTGCTCGCAGAAGAGGCTGAAGGCAGCGGAGGCGGACAGTAAATTGAAGCAAGTTTACATCCCCACTTAGTAAgttggggggtgtttggggtttgtttagttttttttttgggaggggggggcccccctcctgacccccccaccctggTTCTTCTCAGCACGAAGCCCAACCCTAACCAGATCATCTCGGTGGGCTCCAAACCCGGCATGAACGGGGCCGGCTTCCAGAAGGGTTGACCTGCGAGAGCTGCCACagtcagtgctgggggggggggggggggacgggacgtgGGAGGGGGttctgggtgggtggggggcgctcctgggggtgtgtgggggtccTGGGgcggcaggaggggggggggacgcttggggaggggggggttctggggggagtgggggttaTAGGGCAGTGGAAATGGGGgcatgctggggtggggggggtcctggggggcgtgggggggggtcctgggggggcatgggagggggggtgggggggttcctGGGGTGGCAGGAGTGGGGGGCGgcgctggggtggggggatgctggggtgggggggcttgggaggtcctgggggggtggggggcactccttgggggtgtgtgggggtcctggggtggcAGGAGTGGGGGGATGCTTGAGGGAGGGGGGTTCTTGGGGTGGCAGGAGTTGGGGGGACGTTGGGGGGATCtcgggggggcttggggggggtcctggggggcatGGGAGGGGGGGTGTAGGGGGTTCTGAGGGGGagttgggggtcctgggggggtgtgggggggctcctggggtggCAGGAGTGGGGGcgatgctggggtggggggatccTGGAGTGGTGGGAGTGGGGGAcactgaggtgggggggggatccTGGGGGAGAcactgggttgggggggggtcctgggggggccgTGGGGGAGTTTTTGGAGTgacaggggggggggggaacactggggtgggggggttaatGGGGCaggaagtggggggggggcgggcaatAACataggggctgtggggcaggatgtgggtcttGGAGGGCAGGGGGGGTCTCACACCTACCGTATGTCGTCCCTCCCCCCACAGCCACCCAGTCTGCCAGTGGTACGCCTGGGGCCCCCCCAATATGCAGTGCCGCCTCTGCGCCTCCTGCTGGATCTACTGGAAGAAATATGGGGGGCTCAAGACCCCCACCCAGTTGGAGGGGGCGGCCCGAAGCGCCTCGGTGAGCCCCACGgcgaagggggggggacacacacacgacacacaCAGTcaccccactgaccccccccttGTgtcccccacaccaccccccacatctccagaGGATGTGGACCTCCCCCCCCAAGCACCCCAGGGCTGGACCCCCCCCACACTGGGGACACCCCTCTCCTCAAACCACCCCAcacatccccagggacccccccccatatccccccccccctcccagccaccCCAGGGAtgcaccccacacccccagagaccccccccacacccccagccacCCCTCTTACCCCACTGGggagcccccccttccccctccaaccACACTAGggctgcaccccacacccccagagaccccccacacccccaggggACCCCTTTTGCCCCACTGCGgaccccctcagcaccccccaaccaccccagggctgcaccccacacccccagagacccccccacacccccagccacCCCTCTTACCCCACTGGggagcccccccttccccctccaaccACACTAGggctgcaccccacacccccagagacccccacacccccagggGACCCCTTTTGCTCCACTGCGGACCCCCTCAGCACCCCTCAACCACCCCAGggctgcaccccacacccccagagacccccccacacccccagccacCCCTCTTACCCCACTGGggagcccccccttccccctccaaccACACTAGggctgcaccccacacccccagagacccccacacccccagggGACCCCTTTTGCCCCACTGGGgaccccctcagcaccccccaaccaccccagggctgcaccccacacccccagagaccccccacacacccccagccaCCCCTCTTACCCCACTGGGGACCCCCTCCAACCACACTAGggctgcaccccacacccccggagacccccacacccccagggGACCCCTTTTGCCCCACTGGGGACCCCCTCAGCACCCCTCCCAACCCACCCCCCCTCAAGTCCCCTTCCTCACCAACCTGATCTTTTCtctttgtgtgtctctgtgtgtgtgtgtgtgtccggggcgggggggccacTTTTGCAGGAGCCCCATTCTCGGGGTCACCTCTCGCGCCCCGAAGCCCAGAGCCTCTCCCCTTACACCACCACGGCCAGTCGGGCTAAATTACTGGCCAAAAATCGCCAGACCTTCCTGCTCCAAACCACCCGCCTCACCCGCCTGGCCCGTCGCCTCTGCCGCGACGTCCTccagccccgccgcgccgcccgccgcccctacGCCCCCATCAACGCCAACGCCATCAAGGCCGAGTGTAGGTGACGCTTTTTAGATTGGGGGGGGGTAAACGACACACAGCCAGCCTCCCTCATCCTTacggccccccccctcccttttttttcttcatcgtTCTCTTTTTTTACtcgccccccccttccctcccctcctctccaggctcTATCCGCTTGCCCAAGGCGGCCAAGGCTCCTCTCAAGATTCACCCCTTGGCCCGCCTGCCCCTGGCGGCCATCGTTAAGGAGCTGGGTGAGGGGATggggtggaaggggggggggagtgtgtgtcacttgggtggaggcggggggaggagggggggggcgaaggggtgcttgggggggcacccaggggtgtgGGGAGTCTGGTGTTGGGGATGTACGGGGCgttgggggggaagaggaggtgtggggtgcagccctggggtggctgtgggtgctggggggggtccccgggggtgtggggtgcagccctgggagggggcaacagggtgctggggagggtccctgggggtgtggggtgcagccctggggggggcaacagggtgctgggggggtccttggggatgtgggggtccccaggggtgtGGGGAGTCTGGTGTTGGGGATGTACGGGGCgttgggggggaagaggaggtgtggggtgcagccctggggtggctgtgggtgctgggggggggtccccgggggtgtagggtgcagccctggggggggcaacagggtgctgggggggtccttgggagtgtgggggtccccaggggtgtGGGG
The sequence above is a segment of the Numenius arquata unplaced genomic scaffold, bNumArq3.hap1.1 HAP1_SCAFFOLD_1677, whole genome shotgun sequence genome. Coding sequences within it:
- the MTA2 gene encoding LOW QUALITY PROTEIN: metastasis-associated protein MTA2 (The sequence of the model RefSeq protein was modified relative to this genomic sequence to represent the inferred CDS: inserted 2 bases in 2 codons; substituted 1 base at 1 genomic stop codon), whose translation is MAANMYRVGDYVYFENSSSNPYLVRRIEELNKTANGNVEAKVVCLFRRRDISSSLNSLADSNAREFEEESKQPTMTEQQRHQLKHRELFLSRQFESLPATHIRGKCSVTLLNETDILGQYLEKEDCFFYSLVFDPVQKTLLADQGEIRVGCKYQAEIPDRLAEGESDNRNQQKMEMKVWDPDNPLTDRQIDQFLVVARAVGTFARALDCSSSIRQPSLHMSAAAASRDITLFHAMDTLQRNGYDLAKAMATLVPQGGPVLCRDEMEEWSASEAMLFEEALEKYGKDFNDIRRTLXLPWKSLASIVQFYYMWKTTDRYIQQKRLKAAEADSKLKQVYIPTYTKPNPNQIISVGSKPGMNGAGFQKGXTCESCHTTQSXQWYAWGPPNMQCRLCASCWIYWKKYGGLKTPTQLEGAARSASEPHSRGHLSRPEAQSLSPYTTTASRAKLLAKNRQTFLLQTTRLTRLARRLCRDVLQPRRAARRPYAPINANAIKAECSIRLPKAAKAPLKIHPLARLPLAAIVKELAAQAPLKPKTPRGTKTPINRNQLSQSRGLAGLVGKRGYEGVGGGALPFSANGRPLAAGLRAGPPPASKRQKLNPADAPNPVVFVATKDTRALRKALTHLELRRAARRPNLPLKLKPPPPPPPPPPPPQNPHHPASTSEPIVLED